A genomic stretch from Actinomycetota bacterium includes:
- a CDS encoding ISL3 family transposase produces the protein MRTASLLKRILGVEKVVIEGVDFEGDDVVIKVRLHKRQQRRCSRCGRRCGGHDSGRGRRRWR, from the coding sequence GTGCGCACAGCCAGTCTATTGAAGCGGATATTGGGTGTCGAGAAAGTCGTGATCGAGGGCGTGGACTTCGAGGGCGACGACGTGGTGATCAAGGTGCGGCTCCACAAGCGCCAGCAACGGCGTTGCAGCCGGTGCGGACGGCGGTGCGGCGGCCACGACAGCGGGCGGGGGCGTCGCCGCTGGCG